The DNA region CTATAGTGAAACACTCCCATCAATCAACCACTACTCCACTCTATCTCTAGTGATGAGGTATTGATGGTATGGGTTCTCTAGTAACCGACTTGTTTAGGAAACCTACGGCCATTAATAACCTCCTTCAGTGGCAGAGTCATCATCCTCTGCCACTGAAGAGAGGAATCCCCAAAGGCCAATTTCTTAAGCTGAGATGCAACTGCTCTTCTCTCGACACCTTTGAGAGGAGGGCAGGGGAATTAGTGGATAGATTCATCAGAAGAGGATATCCTATGAATGTATTAAAAACATGCTAGGGCAGCTAATAGCATTTCTTTGCTGGTACCCAAGGATAGAGATCAAAATGATGGTTTGATACTTCTGATAGGGACTTTTGATGAGAGGCGTAGTGACGTGATGGGTATTTTGAGGACCTATTAGAATGTCTTAAAGCTTGATCCCGATATTAAAGAAATGATTACATCTAAACCGTCAGTAACATATCGTAGATGACGCAATTTGAAGGACCGTTTGGTCCATAGCCATCTACAAGTGAATCGCCCAGACCCTAAGTGCCTTTGATTGTTACCAAACGGGATCAGCTtcagtacactccctgacagaacttatgtcgcttatccattttatgtaaataaaacttataacctgacgttaataaCTTCTGTCAGGAAAGGTGTATTACAACAGAGAGTTTATTAACTGTTCTTACTGAGGGTATCGTTTACCTTGGTAAATGTACCTGTCCTAAGACATATGTAGGGAAGACCATACGTGAATTCAGGAAACGATTCGTAGAACATATAAGGGATATTAGAAAGGAGGATACCCATGTATCTAGACGTGTGGGAATTTCACGATGGAAATGCCAAGGTGATAAAGTTTCAGGGTGTTGAGAGGATTTTGATAATAGGATTTCAAGGAAAGAGGCACCATGGATGTTTCAATTGAAAACGGTTAATCCATTGGGTCTCAATGAATGCATCTCCTATACCCCCTTTATCTAGGAATCTGGGACTGTTTGATTGGATTTGAACATTGGGAATGTATTATCTACACTGGGAAAATGGTATCGATATTGTGGGGTTATGATGGAAGAGATGGTGAGGAGGACTTTTTATTAATATGATGGCATATATCAACCATAGTAATAGGAATGGATCTAAGTAAGAGGATATTGAACTAGATAATTGTAGGATATGGGGGAGAAGAAGGATAAACATGTAAGGGTTTTTAATAGGGTTGGAAAATGAGTTATGAGGATATGACTTAATCCCATTCCCTTCCTGTATATTTAAATAACAAATAAAATACATAAGTATTAAAAGTTTTTTGCTTTTGTATAAGGAGTCTATGGTATTGAGTAGGGAATGGGAGTTTATGGAATAAGGAAACAATAGGATTGGATATGCCTCTAATGGAGTTTGAGATTAAACCATTGATTTATTTTCTCCCTCACCTGTTCTTTTTCTCCCATCTCCCCCTATTCCCTCTTCAATATCCCCTACAGATAAGTAGCAAGATATAAGTATGAAATATAATTTACATCTTTATAAAGAGTCTATTAAATGTGATTGGATAATGTCATGAAACGAGTTAAGGGAAGATGGGAATTTCTCTTCCTGTAATGTTCTGTCCACTCCTTATACGGTTTTGTTTTTTGTATATTACAGCCCTCATTGATATGCATATGGAGATAGCGGGTAATATATATGTTTATCTTCAATTGTTTCTGTCTCCCCACTTATGCTATtcctatttttttgtgttttactgTTGGCTATAAAGTATCGGATGTGGCGCTATGTAATGTTAGCGTTACCTCATATTTGATAGTCTCCTTTGTGAGTCTATCTGTGTACTTGTTACTTAGTGACGGCCGTCTTCTTGCTGACATGATGGCACCGTCACTACACGTGACCGCCTTCTATTGGCTCCTTGTTGGGGAGTCTCTGGTTGGCCAGTGCATGTACGCGTCGGAAGTGGGATGCGGGGTGTTGTTTATATATGCTGGGCTTCCATGCTACTGCATGCAGCTCTTATCGTGTCCGGGAGTATGACGCTCCTGTGTAAATCTATAAGCAAAAAGTAAAATAGATAGCCTTTTGATGTAGCCTAATATAATAGTGAAGGGCGAAATGCATTGAGGCGACATTACCTAGGTGTGACAGAGCCCATTATCAGGGCTCAGCACCTTTGCTAGGCTCTGAACTGATCAGTCCCATATCGGTTTCCAGGGATAGTATGTGCCTATGGGGGGTGACTTCTAATGGTTGAATGAGAATGAGGTGATCTATTTAGATACTGTATGTCACTCCTTTATCTCATTTTGCTTAAGGAGCTCAAGCTTTTAGTATTTTAACTATAGTGACACTGGATCAGAGCATTAGGTGGTGTTGTATATTTAGCGAATGATTTAGCGAATGAATTCTTAATGAAATTGGCACATTGAATGATGTGTAATGGATAAAATGGTAATATTGGCTTGACTATAAAAGATCCAATGTCACTTTGATATGTCCAATGGGGATAATTTGCAATAATTTATTCACTTTAGTTTACTGATAGTTTAATACTTATAAATGGCCTTTCAGTAATTAGTAATGACATATCATCATTTCCTCAGAATAAGGGCATAATGCAATAATCATTAAGCGCATTTCATATTAAAAGATACCTAGTGGAACGCTCCTTCATCACTAGAGATATAGTGGGTAGTGGTTGATTGGATGGAGTGTTTCGCCTATAGAGTATGTATGTGTCCATGATTCTGACAATATAGTGTCCTATTTTATTTGTATTAGTGTACTCCGTGAACCCCCTACTGATAAAAACAGGGGGTCTTGTGGACAGACTGCACGCAAGCACGGTGGATGATTTATATATTACTAAaatattattaaaagttaagttttattatttttccactaCAGTCATGCTCCCCCCGCCCCTCTCATTTACCATCTTTTGATATTTCTTCAGATCACCTCTCCCTTGTAGCATTCCTGATGTATAGACAAGCATACATGTTCTTTCATTGGTGACAAACCCATACAGGTTTTAGTTCATTAACTTGCCCTGACCTGTAATTGTAGATAAGCAAAAAGCTCTCCTACTTTTGTCAGCACATTCTAGAAAAGTGCACTGCTTTCTTAATGTAGTTTAATTTTTCTTATTAGAGTGCAAAACTTTTAAATTGTCAGATTAGCTTTACAATAAATGCAGTTTCAGGGTAAATATACAGAATGATATGTTTCTGatcatttcaacatttttttttcttctagatcTATTGGATCTGCAGTGGATGAGAAGTTTCTCTTTACCACCAGTCGCTCTGATTGGGTGGCTGAATCTTGCAGACTTCAATTAACTAAAATGGATAAAACGGATAATCAGCAAAAGTCTGAGTTTCCCAGAAAGCCTATAGAAAAGAATGGTTCTACAAAACTGTCACATGGTGATGTGTCTCCTCAATTATATGTTGGCCATGTAAAAGGCCTGCAAAAAGTGTTTGAAAGTATTAGCTCAAAAGATGATGTTATCCATCACAAAGTAATACCCAAATCCCAACAGTATGGATCTCTTAGGGAAAAGAGACATAAAGTGCCTCAAGATGCCCCTGTTAATCCAGGAGTTCATGGTCCAGTTTTCTCTACAGTTTACAATCCTGTCAGAAAAGATCACTTAAAGGAAAGAAGTGAACAAGTAAGAGTGACAGTAACTGAAAATACTGGAAAAGTAAACACTTCTACAGTTCCATTAGTATCACAGAGTAATATGGACagtaatagaaaaaaaatggaaagcAAAGGTAGTATAAAGACATACATTGCAAATGTGGAATTAACCAATATATGCCATTCTGGCTATGAAGACAACtataggaaagaaaaaaaacaacttccagATCTTAAGCTTCCCCCTAGGACATCAACACCACCCCCATTGAGGACTAAGAATAATTCTTCTATTTCACTAAGTTCACCAAGAGGATGGAAAAATGAGAATGTTATTGTCCGTTCACCTCTAGCTTCTGCACACAAGTTTGAAAATCACAGGAATAATTCCTCTCGAATGCCACCTCAAATATCACACAATTTTTTCTTTTCAGAAGACAATGATTTATGTGCTAAAATAGGTTTAGAAACAAACCAAAATGTAAAAATGTATGAAGGAAACCCAATCCATTCAAGAGATCTAACCATCAAAGATCATCATGCAAAGAACTCACAAGAATCATATAAAGCAGAACTTAAACTCTTGCCCCAAGTCACTGTACTCCATGATGTGAGTCATATTGTTGATGGAAAAGAGGCATTACACAATCGAAACTTTGAGAAGTTTGCAAACACCAAAAACAATGAAATTCAAAAAGACTCTATATCAAATGCTAATCTAGAACCAGGAGAAATGCAGGAAGAATTTACTGGTACATTTCTTGCAGAAAGAATGTTGATAGATGACACACCTTATCAAGAAACAAGCACATCAGAAATGGTAAAATCAAGAGGTAAGGAGGTCGATGTAGACGAAACTATGAAAAAGGTTGATAGTAAGCTCAGTCATGAGATCCTTCCTATAATAACTCAAAGAAGAAATCCACCCTCTTTTACACATGATGCCTCCATTAAACTGGAAGACACACATAGAGAGAAACATTCAAATGAATTTAAGAATCACAATGCTCCACGCTTCATGGATATAAATTATACCAAAGGCGACAGTAAGGTTATGTCACATGAGAATAGAAATAAGATAGCTGGGGACATACACACCAGCAAAGAAGTGAAAAGTAAATATCAGCCCACCTTAATCCATAATAAAATTGTAAATGAAGGAAAGCATGACTCTATTCATTTAAATAGAAGAGCAAATGATGAAATTAGACATCTTGAAGGCTCAGTCAGTGATCAACCACTTGAAGAGACCAATACAAGGCTAAAATATAAAGTGGAGGAATTGAGTAAAAAACATGGAGCATTACCTCACTGGGACTATAGTACTAAGAACCACTTAAAATGTAATACTAATATTTCTCTTGAAAATCAATCTACAGCTGTAGCACAGCAGAATAACCCTGCAACTGATCAATCAGAGGAAAAAGTTTTATTTGTGACCACTGAAGGTAAGCACAGTATACATGTCGAAGCAGATATTATGAGATCTGCTAATAATGAAGAAAGAAAAACAGATTTGGCAGATAGAGTTGGTGGTGCCATCAATCATTTACCAATAAACAAAGCAATAGCAGAAAGTTACATAGTACAAACAGAAATGGACATTCCTGAAGGTGAGAATGGTGTTGCGTGGAAGAAATCTGTACATAAAAAAGAAAAGGACAGAATTGAGGAAGGGTCGACCATAGGTTATAATTATCGCAATGAGAAAGCCAGGAAAGACAAAGAATTAATTAACCGAGAGCAACCAGATATGATTTCTATAACAGcagtagatagacagacagatcacATGAATGAAATTAATGAAGAAAACAGAGAAATGGGCACTCTTCATGCTTTGGATATATCAGTGCAGTCTGAACATGAAATAGCAGAATTGAGAGATCAACCAAATAATATTGTAAGAACTATATCGTCAATGGATGAAGATAGATGCAAATatgaacaaaatgtatggtccagtgAAGTATTGTCCACTAAGTCAGACCAAGCGTTACAAATGGATTTGAATCTAAATGTTTATAGAGATGTAATTGACCATGGTTGTAAATTCGCACTCAGTGTGGAAAGAGAGAGGGGACAAATGGAAAATATATGGGACATACCAAAAAATACTACAGTGGTGAAAAACATAGTAAATATGATTGAGGAAAAGAGTGATGAAGTTGATATATCAATGGTAGACATCATAGACCAGAGTATACTGGATGCTACTGTAACAAAACATGAGTCAGCTTCGAATACAATTTATCTGTTTGCCAGTGATATGACAGTAAACACAGAGGTTGAGGAGTCAAATGAGTTAATGACAGATGCCGAATATAATGAGGAGCAAGCAGCATGCGAGAAATTTGCCCTAgttgactcatctgcagagatcagTGAACAACCGTGTAGCAATTTAAAAGAAGATCCAGATAACATGTTGAGTATGGGTGTAAATGGCAGTCGCCTGTCGAAAACATGTTGTGAAAATACAGCACAAGCAGATGACTTCAACGTGAATCATAATTTACAAAATGCCGACCTCATAAGTGAACACCATAAGAATGAAAGACAAACTTTGGATGTGATTACTCAATTTCTTGATAACAATGTTGTGGAGAAAATAATTGTTGTTAGTGCAGATGACGTAAGTGCAGATGACATTAGTATTTGTAGTGAAAAAGATGAAGATAGAAATATAAAACAATTTATAAGTGAGCCTGTGGATCAGACTAGGGAATTGGTACTTTACAAAGCTGAACTGACTGgaagcatttctgcaacaaaagaaTGTTTAACAGTAGACCATTATAATTCAACAATGGAGGATACGTTAACTCTCCCTATGTATGAAGCTAATCAAGGGCATCTGAGCCATGTTGATGATCATCAAAACAGTGTAGACAAACAATTAGTGGAAAATATCAATTTGGCAGGGGAAGAAAAGGAAAATGAGATAAGTCAGCAAGCTAATGTAAAAGAAGTAGTTGAAGATCCTTTAAGTGGTATACTAATGGGCCAGGTACAAAAAGAGGCCATATTGTCGAATGATAAATGTTTAATAGCTAAAATTGAAGATACATGGTATGATGAAAACGATGCATTAGATCTGGATGTGAAAAAAGCAAAACTTCTTATTATGGATATCAGTAATGAAATACATGACCCTGCAAGGTTTGAAATTCCCAACCCTGTTTTATCTAGTACTGATATTAGGGACTCCACCAATAATCTGCCAACTGAAAATACTCAGATGAGTAAACTTATAGCAAATCAAATTACAGATGAAGTAAATCATTGGAAAATTCAGTCAGATAATCTATCCTTGAAAGAAGGCCAGGCAGAAAGTTTACATGAGTTATCTACTGTAGCTTTGAACAGTTGTGATCCTCAGACTACTGTAACATTACATAGTAGTGATCCACAGACCATTGAAACATTGCACAGTGAAGATCCTCAATCTATTGTAACATTGTACAGTAGTGATCTGCAGACTACTGGAACATTACACAGTAGTGATGTGCAGACTTCTGGAACATTGCATACCAGTGATCCACAGACTACTGAAACATTGCACAGTATAGATCCTCAATCTATTGTAACATTGCACAATAGTGATCTGCAGCCTACTGGAACATTGTGTAGTAGTGATCTACAGATTACTGGAACATTGAATACTAGACATCCACAGACTTCTGGAATATTACAAACTAGTGATCTTCAGACTACTGCAACATTTCATACTAGTGATTCACAGACTAATGGAACATTGAATACTAGACATCCACAGTCTTCTGAAACATTACATACTAGTTATCTGCAGACTACTGGAACATTGCACAGTAGTGATCCTCAAACTACTGGAACATTGCACAGAAGTGATCTTCAGACTACTGGAACATTGCATACTAGTGATTCGCAAACTACTGGAACCTTGCACAGTAGTGATCCTCAGACTACTGAAACATCGCACAGAAGTGATCTTCAGACTACTGGAAGATTGCACAGTAGTGATCTACAGACTACTGGAATATTGCACAGTAGTGATCTACAGACTACTGGAACATTGCACAGTAGTGATCCTCAGACTACTGGAACATTGTACAGTGGTGATCTACAGACTACTGGAACATTGCACAGTGGTAATCTGAGGACTACTGAGACATTGCAAATTGGTGATCCACGGACTACTGGGACATTACACATTGGTGATCCATGGACTACTGGGACATTACACATTGGTGATCCGCAGACTTCTGGGACATTGCATGGTGGTGATCCGCAGACTAATGGAACATTGCACATTGGTGATTCCCTGACTACTGGAAATTTGCACAGTAGTAATCTGCTGACTGCTATACAAGGAAATGAAAATGAACTCCTAGAAAGCAAAAATATTGACACACATGATTCCAACATTTATGTCTTTTTAAACAAATTTAATGGAGAAATTCCTGGGATCTTAATCTCAGAtgtggagaaaataaaaaatactgtagGGAATATGTCTGGTCTAAATACAATTTACTCACAAGTGCAACAAAACTCAGTGGAGCAAGAACAAATGACTGAAAGTGTTCAACATTTCTATCTTCCCAAATCAGAAAAACATACACTAGACGATGCAAGGGCACAATATGGTATAAATGCTATAAAAGAGGAAGAAATAGAAGCTTTAGAAAATATGGAGATTTGGGTGAGCAAATTGCGACAATTCGAAACCCCTGAGTTTATGAAACAACTTAGAGAACCTCGTCAGCCTCGTTCCTCTGGACTAAACATGTGTGGTATTTTACCCCCTATAAAAGAGGATCAAGGTTCTCCAAAGAGTGACCACTTTGTTTTCAGGTTGCCTATTCCagatataaaagaaaataaaattaTTTCTGAAGAAAGTGAATTAACAGACGAGCCTAATGCAGCGCAACAGAGTGAAACCTCAGAACCAGGTGAACAGAAATATTCATGGGAAAGAAATACAGAAAGGTCTGCGGTTAGGTCCTCCCCACTGGAACTAATGAGAAAACACTCTGGTGATGAGGTTTCTAGAAGTGACAGCTACaagaattttattgcacaaaatattaGTCAAAGGCAAAGTTCTATAATTGGCTCTTTACTTCTGTCTGAAAGAATAGACAAAAAGACAGATGCATCTGAAGGGAAGCACTATTCCAGACTTGAAAGCAGTTTTCTCCTTAGCAGTTACCTGAAACCCCAGAATGATGATCAGAGTGTGACAGAAGAGACAGAAACAGTTTCAGAGAATACATCTGAAAATGATATCACTACAATCACAATAAATGATACTTCTACTAGCACTACAGAAAAATCTAAACAAGAAGAGAGTGTGGACTCTACCATTCCAAAGATGGACCATGTAGCAAACATTGATTCAGATGAGCGACCATCCAAGCTAGAGTTGTCAGTGTCTTCTCCATTAAAGATTTTCCCGGATGTCTGGGTGAGATttacaaaaaaatgtaataacTTATTTTATATgctaattaaagggattgtccggacTGAAATTAAGTTTGTACAGGAGACTGCTGGCTTGCCAAATCAAGAGAGTGTCTGATacgcacactgtcatgattctccaTTATTCTCAGAACGAGTGAGTGAGCAGGCATTCACATGATGACATGCTTGCAATTTGAATACTTACGGTCACAAGCGATGTAGATTTATCTGATTTCTCTCCATTGACGAGAATTGAGAGAAGCCAAATCGGTATAGTCGATATGTGACTactagtatgaaaatcgcatatatgTGGTTACGTGACTGCCCACCTGTGTGTGTAATTAATTACCCCTTGAGCTGAGAGATAAATATATGTCATGATCAGGCGCTAGTTTCGGCATCTTAGGCtgttttcacatttgcggttgtgtccgcagcgtttatgccgcatacttctgcatgcgttgtgtttttctatatttaacattatgaACGCAGGTACATGCGATTGGatgctttttgccgcgtttgacgatgcatgcgttgtTTCGTTGTCTGCGGCTTGGCTCAGTAAATGCAACATGTTGTAATTTCGGAGGCgtgaatttgccgcctagaaacgtatgcggttgtttgcAGAAGGAATGCGTTGAAAAAATGCATTTcagtctatgagaacgcatgcgttcgcaagcacatgcttttgtttgcgtttgtgaacgcatgcgtttttccacaGTAAAatctgtctagacactgattagccaccccccacatacaaactgataaaaagagggagtgggcatttgcagtccaCAACTCTGAAGACTGGGAAGAAGATCAGATGCTGGAAAGAACCTGTGAGGAATCTCCACTTTGGACAATGTGAGTATAAAAGCCAATGTCtgtcttttcttttt from Ranitomeya variabilis isolate aRanVar5 chromosome 3, aRanVar5.hap1, whole genome shotgun sequence includes:
- the CRYBG2 gene encoding beta/gamma crystallin domain-containing protein 2 isoform X1; the encoded protein is MSAPAPEPPNGKKQGLRKRLLRFFSRSDGNLKEKLRTRSEGDSKSQTAGEPRKGRSSWSERWARKDRQEPQEGAQSLPRLRNQKSEDAFLRRASRESKVWIHILSGFLDIPLFIGGRFGRTPGLTTRSLSYSELEFPGPSFLQRFGSLTWRKKRFHTFEYSNASPNISSPTELQWSVGRLERPVVGSELDLERRHPKSCIVQYPFAQSTPKIFEHCSKREQMNLEMSTSFDFIAADDGNNSPIPVSTKGKNVQLPFAFPERLEGEDEDSLPCWAESVLNDYMSQDKQTPGSPIYPLSGDSQTLEVIDQCEDPDQYRSPVYHRMLSKNLMLEESFIKESKVKNSLTPKKAQTKAYRSKKKEDTEIITKHIPCYNSILSQDAAQIKTDQTCVNLSPEESQNSSPSSQELLGLHTEFAKLGDNRTSLAHTSDITTYGLQKETKELHGPIEDRTQNQHREFLEHEIVQSLSDSSTVPISPPMKHDLKSQASPNTARMRFEVIITMTKEEKEQAQLQRLAQEMVKADELVGQDLGMSPSLESQASGCHRAGLTEVTAQDISETSEQTEKNTTQEEEIPEKKGGETPKGAQLDRSIGSAVDEKFLFTTSRSDWVAESCRLQLTKMDKTDNQQKSEFPRKPIEKNGSTKLSHGDVSPQLYVGHVKGLQKVFESISSKDDVIHHKVIPKSQQYGSLREKRHKVPQDAPVNPGVHGPVFSTVYNPVRKDHLKERSEQVRVTVTENTGKVNTSTVPLVSQSNMDSNRKKMESKGSIKTYIANVELTNICHSGYEDNYRKEKKQLPDLKLPPRTSTPPPLRTKNNSSISLSSPRGWKNENVIVRSPLASAHKFENHRNNSSRMPPQISHNFFFSEDNDLCAKIGLETNQNVKMYEGNPIHSRDLTIKDHHAKNSQESYKAELKLLPQVTVLHDVSHIVDGKEALHNRNFEKFANTKNNEIQKDSISNANLEPGEMQEEFTGTFLAERMLIDDTPYQETSTSEMVKSRGKEVDVDETMKKVDSKLSHEILPIITQRRNPPSFTHDASIKLEDTHREKHSNEFKNHNAPRFMDINYTKGDSKVMSHENRNKIAGDIHTSKEVKSKYQPTLIHNKIVNEGKHDSIHLNRRANDEIRHLEGSVSDQPLEETNTRLKYKVEELSKKHGALPHWDYSTKNHLKCNTNISLENQSTAVAQQNNPATDQSEEKVLFVTTEGKHSIHVEADIMRSANNEERKTDLADRVGGAINHLPINKAIAESYIVQTEMDIPEGENGVAWKKSVHKKEKDRIEEGSTIGYNYRNEKARKDKELINREQPDMISITAVDRQTDHMNEINEENREMGTLHALDISVQSEHEIAELRDQPNNIVRTISSMDEDRCKYEQNVWSSEVLSTKSDQALQMDLNLNVYRDVIDHGCKFALSVERERGQMENIWDIPKNTTVVKNIVNMIEEKSDEVDISMVDIIDQSILDATVTKHESASNTIYLFASDMTVNTEVEESNELMTDAEYNEEQAACEKFALVDSSAEISEQPCSNLKEDPDNMLSMGVNGSRLSKTCCENTAQADDFNVNHNLQNADLISEHHKNERQTLDVITQFLDNNVVEKIIVVSADDVSADDISICSEKDEDRNIKQFISEPVDQTRELVLYKAELTGSISATKECLTVDHYNSTMEDTLTLPMYEANQGHLSHVDDHQNSVDKQLVENINLAGEEKENEISQQANVKEVVEDPLSGILMGQVQKEAILSNDKCLIAKIEDTWYDENDALDLDVKKAKLLIMDISNEIHDPARFEIPNPVLSSTDIRDSTNNLPTENTQMSKLIANQITDEVNHWKIQSDNLSLKEGQAESLHELSTVALNSCDPQTTVTLHSSDPQTIETLHSEDPQSIVTLYSSDLQTTGTLHSSDVQTSGTLHTSDPQTTETLHSIDPQSIVTLHNSDLQPTGTLCSSDLQITGTLNTRHPQTSGILQTSDLQTTATFHTSDSQTNGTLNTRHPQSSETLHTSYLQTTGTLHSSDPQTTGTLHRSDLQTTGTLHTSDSQTTGTLHSSDPQTTETSHRSDLQTTGRLHSSDLQTTGILHSSDLQTTGTLHSSDPQTTGTLYSGDLQTTGTLHSGNLRTTETLQIGDPRTTGTLHIGDPWTTGTLHIGDPQTSGTLHGGDPQTNGTLHIGDSLTTGNLHSSNLLTAIQGNENELLESKNIDTHDSNIYVFLNKFNGEIPGILISDVEKIKNTVGNMSGLNTIYSQVQQNSVEQEQMTESVQHFYLPKSEKHTLDDARAQYGINAIKEEEIEALENMEIWVSKLRQFETPEFMKQLREPRQPRSSGLNMCGILPPIKEDQGSPKSDHFVFRLPIPDIKENKIISEESELTDEPNAAQQSETSEPGEQKYSWERNTERSAVRSSPLELMRKHSGDEVSRSDSYKNFIAQNISQRQSSIIGSLLLSERIDKKTDASEGKHYSRLESSFLLSSYLKPQNDDQSVTEETETVSENTSENDITTITINDTSTSTTEKSKQEESVDSTIPKMDHVANIDSDERPSKLELSVSSPLKIFPDVWHHPEKSHGKLNPRPGKIMLFSEPGFKGHVYEIFSDVGNMCNWELQGTISVRIIRGGWLLYEKPHFRGKRVMLSEGDTDLSCPWEIQHKSAENPEDTQKPKSWIGSLRHIVRDFQVPRISLFMDENGEGNKITILGATADSCVNGQPTKTESIIVHSGLWLVYSKPFFEGDPYILEPGGYPNRKAWNGHDSHLCSLQPARIGGPAVEKPNEPKILLFEHPEFKGHHWEVTKDLHLLQGEPNQHGERLTNVGSLKVFGGCWVAYEKESFHGHQYLLEEGEYQNWSQWGGCTEALGSLRHIRTDFSEPEIILYEKPGCLEGSCLRLNEALADIEVAQYGTNTCSVQVLNGVWVAYENVDFSGEQYILEKGIYHNYQDWGAKDSHISSVQPVLQVGGQNLQYLPKIQLFSEPNFHGDRVMHTEDLVLLPKTFSPQSCRIEGGSWILYENENCCGEQYILDEGDYPTRTAMGCQAISMVQSLKKVPLYFSTPSISLHGLERFEGKEIEFTSSVRSLQSEGYNNHVLSIKVASGIWVVYEHSDFRGRQWLLERTQITNWLLFSGIQRIGSLCPIRQRRVYFRLRNRALGLFLGVPEPAENMKAARVQVTEPRVRSCNLWYYEEGRVKNQMTPQMSLQVVGMATPGTKVVMWSEGRKPIQTWSLEDSGHIMSCLFEGLCLDVKGGHSYDSDHVVVWETAKDRLTQVWDLEVF